The window CCGGCCAGAACCGGATCACCCCGCCGCCGGCCAGATCGCGGTGATGCTTGATCCCCACGAACACGGCACTGAACGCCACCAGCATCGTGGCGTAGCCGATCGCCATGCCCAGCCAGCCGTGCGGCATCTCGCCGCCCGTGGCCGCGAAACTCACGATCATCGACAGCCCGACCACCAGCCCCGCAATCACCCCGTACTTCACGATGTCACGCCACATGTCGCCACCTCCGTTGATTGCACCAGCCCGGATTTCGGGCCAACGCGGGCGGTTCGTCCATCGCCCGGAAGGGTGATTTCGCCGGAATCACCCGCCGCGACGATCTCTAAGGCACCAATCCCAGCTCGCGCGCCTTGCGCAACGCATCGGTGCGCCGCCGGGCCTCCAGCTTCTCGAACAAGCGCGCCACGTGGGTCTTCACCGTGTTCGGCGACACATGCAGCCGCAATGCGATCTCCTTGTTGGAATGCCCCGCGGCGATCTCGCGCAGGACCTCCAGCTCGCGCGGACTGATGCCCAGCGCCTCGGCGGCGCGCGGGTTGCCTTCGATGCCGGTTTCGACCGGCGACGCGCGACGCGAAAGCAACCGCATCCCGAGCCACAGCCCCAAGGCCAGGAAGCCGGTCGCCAGCAAACCGTCGTAGATCGCGGACGGTGAACTGCGCACCAGGCGCTGGTAGTCCAGCCACTGCAAGGCAAACGTGCCCGCCGCAAGCAGGGCGGCGTACAGCGCGATGTGGGTCCAGGGAATGGCGGGGCGACTGCGGGGCATTGGCAGATGCTAACCCCGCAGGATCTTCTCCATCGCCCGGCCCTTGGCCAACTCGTCGACGAGCTTGTCCAACTGGCGAATCTTGCGCATCAACGGATGCTCGACTTCCTCCACCCGCACCCCGCAGACCACGCCGGTGACCAGCACTGCGTTCGGGTTGAACTTGGGCGCCTTGGCGAAGAAGGTTTCCAGATCGGCATCGGCCTCGTTCCGCTTGCGCAGCCCTGC of the Thermomonas carbonis genome contains:
- a CDS encoding response regulator transcription factor, giving the protein MPRSRPAIPWTHIALYAALLAAGTFALQWLDYQRLVRSSPSAIYDGLLATGFLALGLWLGMRLLSRRASPVETGIEGNPRAAEALGISPRELEVLREIAAGHSNKEIALRLHVSPNTVKTHVARLFEKLEARRRTDALRKARELGLVP
- a CDS encoding DUF2200 domain-containing protein, with the translated sequence MKLEKVFAIQWPKLYPMYLKKVEAKGRTQAELDQVIRWLTGYTPAGLRKRNEADADLETFFAKAPKFNPNAVLVTGVVCGVRVEEVEHPLMRKIRQLDKLVDELAKGRAMEKILRG